The Kosmotoga olearia TBF 19.5.1 sequence CTGTCTACGGTGCGCGGCCATTACGTAGAGCAATTCAGAGATACATAGAAGACCCTCTCGCGGAGGAGGTGCTCAGAGGTAGATTTGAGCCTGGTGACACAATAATGGTTGTAAGGCAGGATGAAAAACTTTCCTTTAAAAAGAGCAAGAAGAAGGTTGAGGTAAAAGCTGGAACATGAGTAGAAAGAAACGAAGGATTTACGTATGTGATGCCTGTGGTTATGAATCTCCCGCGTGGTTTGGAAGATGCCCGAGTTGCGGAACCTGGAATAGTGCGATATCAATGTCAGTTGACAATCACGCAATTATCGAAACAAGCAAAGAAGTGGCAAACATACGTTCGCTATCCGACATTAAAGTTGAGGATTCTCACAGACTTTTCACGGGATTGAATGAGTTTGACAGGGCACTCGGCGGGGGAGTTGTTCCGGGAAGTGTTGTCCTGGTAAGTGGTGAACCCGGCATTGGAAAGTCCACATTGATGCTGCAAGTAGCCGAAAGAATGGTTTCTTACGGAAAGGTATTGTATATCAGTGGCGAAGAATCGCAACGTCAAATAAAGCTTAGAGCCCGTCGTCTTAAACTCGGAAAGACGGAAAATATCGAAGTAAGTGCGACCACTGAACTTGATTTCCTTGAAAAACTTGATTTGAAGGATTATTCTTTGCTCATATTTGATTCACTCCAGACACTCAGATTATCTAACGTCGCTTCTCTTCCAGGAAGCTTTGTTCAGGTTAGAGAATGTGCAAACTTCGTTGTTTCAAAGGCTAAAGAATCTAATGTTGCTGCTGTTATAGTTGGTCATGTAACCAAAGGTGGTCAGATCGCTGGTCCGAAGTTAGTGGAACATATTGTTGATACTGTTCTTTATTTTGATACCAATAAATCCGGATATCGTTTTCTCAGAACGGTTAAGAACAGGTTCGGTCCATCAGATGAAATTGCTGTGTTTGAGATGACCTCAGATGGCCTGGCAGAGGTTCCGGACATTTCAGATCTGTTCGTTAAAGATTTCATTGTAGCTCCGGGTAACGTGATTACGGCTGTTTCTGAAGGCTCAAAAACCTTTTTGGTAGAGGTTCAATCGTTAGTTTCAAAACCAATATATGGGACACCAAGAAGATTGGCAACAGGTGTTCCAATTGATCGGGTTCTTCTTGTTGCGGCGGTATTGTCAAAACGTGCGAACATTCCATTGGATAATCTGGATTTGTACATAAATATCGCTGGTGGTATCCAGGTAGATGACCCCGGCACTGATCTTGCAATCGCGTTGTCTTTGCTATCCTCGTTTACCAACAAAGCTGTTCCGCAAGGAATGGCTGCATTTGGAGAAATTGGATTGGATGGTACTGTTAGAAACGTTACGGGAAGTAGTAAGAGAATCGATAGATTAAAAGAATCTGGTTTTTCCGAAGTGCTTTCTCCTAATGGAAATATCAGGATACAAAATATTGCTGATTTGGTTCGCTTTGTCGGGGGGATGAGTGATGGATCATAAGGAACTTGCCGAAAGGATTCGTGTGGTTGCTCCTGGAACACAGCTTCGTTTTGCTCTCGATAAGATCGTGGCTGCTAATACTGGGGCACTTATTTTTTTAGTAGATGACTTTGAAAAGTACAAGGATCTAATGCAGGTTGGTTTTTTCCTCAATTGCCCGTTCAATCCCAATAAACTCTATGAGTTATCAAAAATGGATGGAGCAATTGTTGTGGATGAGAGTCTTAACAAAATAATCGCTGCTAATGTTCAGCTGACTCCCGATCCCTCTATTCCTTCTTTACAGACAGGTATGCGCCACCGAACCGCTGAAAGAATGGCACGCCAGACGGGGAAAATGCTTCTTGCTATTTCCAAAAGGCAGGGAACAATCACCATATTTTTTGGTGAGAATTCTCATGTCCTGGCCCCTGTGGAAATTTTGCTTCCAAGAGTCAATCAGGTTATTAGAACGGTTGAACAATACCGCCAAACTTTTGCATACGGTCTTGATCAGATAGACGTGCTTGAACGCGCGAGCGTTTTAACCCTTTACGATGTCTTGAAAACGCTGGAGAAAGGCCTTATGGTTTTGTTGATCTCTAAAGAAGCGGAACTAACCCTTGTGGAACTGGGAAAGTTCGGTCTGCCTTCCCGAATGCAATTGGACGAAATCACCGATGGAATACCGGAAGAGATAGAAAATCTTGTTCTTGATTTTGCCAAAGAACAGGTAACGATCGACAAAATAGAGGAACTCATGGAGAAACTTTTGAGTCTCACAGAGCGTGAGATTTCGAACTATGTGACTCTGGCGAGGGTGCTTGGTTATGACATCTCATCGAGTTCTCAGGCAATGGAATTGAACATGCGCTCCAGGGGTATTAGATTTGTTAGAAAGATTCCGAAAATCCCGTTGCAGGTTGCGTTAAACGTGGGAGCAAAATACGGTTCACTTGCCAGACTTCTGAAGACAAGTGTTGAAGAACTTAAAGAGGTCGAAGGAGTCGGGGAAAAACGTGCCCGAGCAATCAGGCACGCCATCGATATACACAACAAACGAGAGGAATTGGAGTAAGTTACAACTCCAGCTTTCTTATTTCGTCATACAGGTTATTGAGTTCTTCTTCAGACAGTTTAGCTGGTTTTCCATTTTCGAGCACTAATTCTCCCTGATTCCAGACATTTTCGATTTTGAAGTCTTGCGAAAATCTCATAACAAACCTTAAAGTGGTTAAATCTTCGAGATTAGCATAACCGATGTCATTTTTAGGGACAGCTAGAACGATATCGGCCGAAGCGCCTTCTTTTAGAGCGCCCAGTTTCCTATCGAAGAACCTTCGTGCTATTCTGAAATTGTTGTCAAACAAGGTTTTCCTTATCTCATAATCTATCACTTTTATGTCAAATTTTCCGTAGAATCTCTCTGTTAGCAAAATCTGTTGGCTTTCAGAAAAAAGATCAGCATCAAGCAAGCCTGATCCGAGACAAACAAGAATACCTCTTCCAAGGAGACCGGCGATGTTCGGGCTGAACGTACCAGCAAGCATCTCAGAACGAATCGACTTTGTCACGAACATCTGCCTGCTGGCAATAATATCCATATCTGTCTCTGAGAAGTTTCCACCGTAGGTTATACCGCATTCAGGTACAAGCAAACCGTTTTCGAGCAATCTTTCTGTCAGCTGTTCCCCCCAGCGTGATAGGCTGAGGTCGTTGTCCAGTTTCATATCGAAAATGACGAGATTGACGTTCAAATTCCTTGTTATGAAGAACTTAATTTCGCTCAATTCCTCTTCTGTGTACGATGAAAGGTCTGTAATGTAGATCGCCGGCATGAAAAGTTCATCCGGTTCAACTGTTCCCCATGAGTTAAGAACGGTCATAAGGTTCTCTTTATTAACCACCGGACCAATACTCATATTTACCCCGAAATGATGGGCTATTTCTTTGAAATCCTTTGGTTGAACGTCCTCACTATAAGGGATGGGACCAAAGATCGTGGTTGTGCCCCGTTGGAGAGCCCGGATTACTCCTAACATTGTTGAAAGTAGAATCAATCGTCCCCAGGAGTTTTCCTGAACCACATCGATGAGTTTGGAAAAATAATTAACACCGCTTACGTTCTCAACATCGATTCTTCCAGGATAATCAACAATAGAACTGTAAATACTGTAGTGTGCATTAACCATAGCTGGCAGGACCATACCACCTTTACCATCGATAACCTTATCAGGCATTTCGGGTTTTACTTCATCGGCATGTCCGACCTTTAAAATTCGCCCTTGTTTGAATTGAACAATACCATTTTTTATTATTCTCATTTTTGGGTCATTTGTAAGGATTGCGACGTTTCTAATAATCACGGGATTCACCTCTCTTCTCCCTAAAATTACTCTTAAGCACGTATAAAGCAAAGCTCAAAAGTTTTGGAACAACCTTCAGACGCTTCCGGGGTTCCTGAAGGATACGGAAACACCATTCTAAACCGTGCCTCTGCATCCATTTTGGAGCACGTACCACCTTTCCTGCCAGAACATCAAAAGAGCCGCCAACTCCCATGGCTAAAGAAACACCAAGCTTCTCCCAGTTCCGGGATATCCAGATTTCCTGTTTCGGGACACCCATACCGACAAATAGAAAATCAGCGTTCGACTGATTAATATCATTCACAATTTTAGCATTTTCTTTATCACTAAAGAAACCATTTCTAAACCCCACTACTTTTAATTCAGGAAATTTTTCTTTAAGATTTGTAACAGCCCTTTGTGCAATGCCTTCTTCAGCACCAAGAAAATAGATTTTAAAACCCTTTTTTGAAGATTGGGCACATATTTCCTGCATCAATTCTATACCTGGTATTCTGTTTAAGTTCCTTTTATACAAAAGCTTCACAGCTTTTATAACGCCTGAGCCATCAGGAACCACATAATTGACTTTTTTAAGGGCTTTTTTGTATTCTTCATTATGTAAGTATTCATAAACTATAAGAGAGTTCAAGGTAAGCACAAAATAGCGATTGCCTTTTTTTACACCTTCAATAAGATCCTGGGCACATGAGCTAACAGTACCTTCCTGGAGAGGGAAATCGAGAAAATTCAAGGAAGCACCTCCGTATACTAAAAAAGGAAGGCAAAGCCTTCCTTTTATTTTTGTGGTGCCGAGGGCGGGAGTCGAACCCGCACGGGGCTGTCAACCCCAGCGGATTTTGAGTCCGCCGCGTCTGCCAGTTCCACCACCTCGGCCCGCAACACAAATTTACCATTATCTTCGGCATATGTCAAGATTACAAACATTCACTTTCGCAACGGGCGAGTTTATTAGCGAATTATTCGATAAAATATAGAATAATCTTTTAATTTGTCACTGTATGGTAAAATAAAAAATGTTAGACTCGTTATTAAAATCATGGGGAGTTGCACTTTAAAAATGGGGGTGATTTTGTGAGAAAGTTTTTTGTTCTTCTTCTTGTACTCATACTTACCGTGTTCGTATTTGGACGAGACTACGTTACCGTGGGGACCACAGACAAGATAAGGATTCTTGACCCGGCAGATTGTTATGACTACTTCTCCAGCAATATACTGCAGAACACTATGGTAGGCCTTGTTGACTACAAGGTGGGTACCTCTGAGCTTGTACCTTGGCTTGCAGAAAGTTGGGAGATTTCTGAGGACGGATTGGTATACACATTCCATCTGAGAAAAGACGCGTACTTCATGAATGGGAATCCAATTGACGCAAACGCTCTCAAATTCTCAATCGACAGAGTTATAAGGCTCAACGGAGATCCGGCTTTCTTGCTTGCCGATGTTGTTGAAGAGACAAAGGTTGTAGATAAGTACACATTCCAGATAAAGCTTCAATACCCATTCTCAGCTTTCATCGCTGTTTTGGGGTACACAGTAGCCTATCCTGTTGATCCCGCAACGACACCGGCTGACGATTTCTTCTTCAACGCACCGGTAGCATCAGGTCCTTACTACATAGCTGATTGGGAACCAGATGTACAGATTATACTGAAACGCAATCCGAAGTACTTTGGCCCTCCTCCCAAAACAGAGACGATCGTTATAAGGTTCTATCAGAACGCAAGCACTTTAAGGCTCGCGCTTGAAAGCGGAGAAATTGATGTGGCTTACAGAACTCTTGACCCCAGAGATCTCCTTATCCTGAAAATGGATCCGAGATACGTGGTTTACGAAGGTCAGAGTCCTGCAATTCGTGAGCTGGTGCTCAATGTAAAGATGCCCCCATTCGACAACGTAAAAGT is a genomic window containing:
- the radA gene encoding DNA repair protein RadA, translated to MSRKKRRIYVCDACGYESPAWFGRCPSCGTWNSAISMSVDNHAIIETSKEVANIRSLSDIKVEDSHRLFTGLNEFDRALGGGVVPGSVVLVSGEPGIGKSTLMLQVAERMVSYGKVLYISGEESQRQIKLRARRLKLGKTENIEVSATTELDFLEKLDLKDYSLLIFDSLQTLRLSNVASLPGSFVQVRECANFVVSKAKESNVAAVIVGHVTKGGQIAGPKLVEHIVDTVLYFDTNKSGYRFLRTVKNRFGPSDEIAVFEMTSDGLAEVPDISDLFVKDFIVAPGNVITAVSEGSKTFLVEVQSLVSKPIYGTPRRLATGVPIDRVLLVAAVLSKRANIPLDNLDLYINIAGGIQVDDPGTDLAIALSLLSSFTNKAVPQGMAAFGEIGLDGTVRNVTGSSKRIDRLKESGFSEVLSPNGNIRIQNIADLVRFVGGMSDGS
- the disA gene encoding DNA integrity scanning diadenylate cyclase DisA — translated: MDHKELAERIRVVAPGTQLRFALDKIVAANTGALIFLVDDFEKYKDLMQVGFFLNCPFNPNKLYELSKMDGAIVVDESLNKIIAANVQLTPDPSIPSLQTGMRHRTAERMARQTGKMLLAISKRQGTITIFFGENSHVLAPVEILLPRVNQVIRTVEQYRQTFAYGLDQIDVLERASVLTLYDVLKTLEKGLMVLLISKEAELTLVELGKFGLPSRMQLDEITDGIPEEIENLVLDFAKEQVTIDKIEELMEKLLSLTEREISNYVTLARVLGYDISSSSQAMELNMRSRGIRFVRKIPKIPLQVALNVGAKYGSLARLLKTSVEELKEVEGVGEKRARAIRHAIDIHNKREELE
- a CDS encoding metal-dependent hydrolase translates to MIIRNVAILTNDPKMRIIKNGIVQFKQGRILKVGHADEVKPEMPDKVIDGKGGMVLPAMVNAHYSIYSSIVDYPGRIDVENVSGVNYFSKLIDVVQENSWGRLILLSTMLGVIRALQRGTTTIFGPIPYSEDVQPKDFKEIAHHFGVNMSIGPVVNKENLMTVLNSWGTVEPDELFMPAIYITDLSSYTEEELSEIKFFITRNLNVNLVIFDMKLDNDLSLSRWGEQLTERLLENGLLVPECGITYGGNFSETDMDIIASRQMFVTKSIRSEMLAGTFSPNIAGLLGRGILVCLGSGLLDADLFSESQQILLTERFYGKFDIKVIDYEIRKTLFDNNFRIARRFFDRKLGALKEGASADIVLAVPKNDIGYANLEDLTTLRFVMRFSQDFKIENVWNQGELVLENGKPAKLSEEELNNLYDEIRKLEL
- a CDS encoding WecB/TagA/CpsF family glycosyltransferase — encoded protein: MNFLDFPLQEGTVSSCAQDLIEGVKKGNRYFVLTLNSLIVYEYLHNEEYKKALKKVNYVVPDGSGVIKAVKLLYKRNLNRIPGIELMQEICAQSSKKGFKIYFLGAEEGIAQRAVTNLKEKFPELKVVGFRNGFFSDKENAKIVNDINQSNADFLFVGMGVPKQEIWISRNWEKLGVSLAMGVGGSFDVLAGKVVRAPKWMQRHGLEWCFRILQEPRKRLKVVPKLLSFALYVLKSNFREKRGESRDY
- a CDS encoding ABC transporter substrate-binding protein; protein product: MRKFFVLLLVLILTVFVFGRDYVTVGTTDKIRILDPADCYDYFSSNILQNTMVGLVDYKVGTSELVPWLAESWEISEDGLVYTFHLRKDAYFMNGNPIDANALKFSIDRVIRLNGDPAFLLADVVEETKVVDKYTFQIKLQYPFSAFIAVLGYTVAYPVDPATTPADDFFFNAPVASGPYYIADWEPDVQIILKRNPKYFGPPPKTETIVIRFYQNASTLRLALESGEIDVAYRTLDPRDLLILKMDPRYVVYEGQSPAIRELVLNVKMPPFDNVKVRKALAYAVDRDAIVSDVFANTVEPLYTLVPIGMWSHLDVMPKRDLAKARELLRELGYSESNPLEITLWYTPSHYGSTEADVAQVLKASIEETGLVKVDIKYAEWATYIDYFVSGSIGAFLLGWYPDYLDPDDYLWPFLSKSGAASMGSFYESPFVENLMLQARKYSDIETRTSINKDVQKILAIDVPYIPLWQGKQYCVSYPYVKGVVLEPSQIFRYYLLYVEE